The following DNA comes from Meiothermus sp..
GGTGGCCGGGGTGTGCACCCGCTCCCCCCCGATGACGAGGGGATAGTGGCGGCCAAACTGGGCCCGCACCTCGGCCAGGGCCTTGCGCATGGCCTCGAAGGCTTCGGGGCTCTGGAAGGTTTCAATAGGTTCGGGACGGTAGGGTTCGGTGGTCATACTTGCTCCTTTCAGTCAGATTACGATAAGGCGTTTGCGATACCCGGGATGGAACAGAGCTGGAGTCCCTCAGCGCGCGTACATCGAGCAGCTCATATCTACCCCTGGATCAGGCTGCGCGCCACAAACAAAAGGTTCTCGGGGCGCTCGGCGATGCGGCGCGAGAAATAGGGATACCAGTCGGTACCGTAGGGCACGTAGGCCCGCACGGTATAGCCCTCGGCGGCCAGCTTTTTCTGCTCGTCGCGGCGCACCCCGTAAAGCAGTTGAAACTCGAAGCGATCCGGCCCGATGCCCATCTGCGCCGTCCAGCGTTTCATCTCCTGGATGATCTGGGGGTCGTGGCTGGCAATGGCCGTGTAGAGGCCGTTTTCCAGGGCTTTCTTGCACAGCAGCACAAACTGGGCATCCACCAGGCGCTTATCCTGAAAAGCCACCTCGGGGGGTTCTTTGTAGGCACCCTTCACAATGCGCACCGGCGCTTTGAGGGGTATCAGGGCTTGCAGGTCTTGCTCAGTGCGCTTGAGGTAACTTTGCAGCACCACCCCGGTGTTATCGAAGCCGGCCTCGCGCAACCGCCGGTACATCCGGAGCGTGGCGTCTACGCGGGGACTGTCCTCCATGTCCATGCGCACGAAGCAGTCGTGCTGCCGGGCCTCGCTCAGAATCTCCACCATCAACGAAAAAGCCAGGT
Coding sequences within:
- a CDS encoding proline dehydrogenase, which produces MDFNQSYRSFVLAIAQNPSIKHLVLTRGRNFARRFIAGDTLEEALQAVEALERDRIHAILDLLGEMVTSEAQARQFQREIIRLVQALGERPYPRYVALKLTQLGLDISEDLAFSLMVEILSEARQHDCFVRMDMEDSPRVDATLRMYRRLREAGFDNTGVVLQSYLKRTEQDLQALIPLKAPVRIVKGAYKEPPEVAFQDKRLVDAQFVLLCKKALENGLYTAIASHDPQIIQEMKRWTAQMGIGPDRFEFQLLYGVRRDEQKKLAAEGYTVRAYVPYGTDWYPYFSRRIAERPENLLFVARSLIQG